In a single window of the Mustela nigripes isolate SB6536 chromosome 17, MUSNIG.SB6536, whole genome shotgun sequence genome:
- the LOC132005115 gene encoding tigger transposable element-derived protein 1-like isoform X1 — translation MKTTPRLQVSGKASLGGIGLCHTAKRDRKSITLHVKLEVLRRFEEGEKLTQIARALGLATSTVASIRVNKDKIRANSQAATPVSATQLTRCRGVVMGHMERLLSLWIEEQKRQNLPISTLLIQDKARRLFVQLQHEQGNGTRAETFGASNGWFARFKARHNVLLTDEPSVADTQAAAHYPPVLRTILEEGCYSPRQVFNVDETGLFWKRLPERMLLALEGAAGPGLKASKDHLTLLLGGNAAGDFKLKPLLVYPSENPRALKGCSKASLPVVWRSNRNDWLTPSIFQEWFTSCFCPAVESYCASHGLPHRALLVLDGAPCHPAHLGGLSPHVRVEFLPKNTSALIQPMNQGIIATFKAYYLRCMLSQLVQETSGEDRPSVREFWRSYTVVTAVDNIARAWAELQPATMNSAWRKLWPECVPPGAPELETVPQLRRSIVALASHVGLGDAAEADVANLLQAHGETPPHGLPQDADDGGDICGSGLPWQAGKGSVSGKREPDFTEAVVGVGTEDTDVGALSPEHLGQALSHFAAGLRVLLENDPNRERSLRVSRDVHCALARLRELHREKRRQARAGASSGGPMAVAPRDLAGNLPLSHVGPTEGEEVAKGTGHEARVEACPEDQWSGDL, via the exons ATGAAGACAACTCCCCGGCTGCAAGTGTCGGGGAAGGCATCCCTCGGTGGGATTGGCCTCTGCCACACTGCCAAGCGGGACCGAAAGTCCATCACCTTGCATGTGAAATTAGAGGTGCTTCGGAGGTTTGAGGAAGGCGAGAAGCTGACTCAGATTGCCCGGGCCTTAGGGCTGGCCACTTCTACTGTTGCCTCGATCCGTGTCAACAAGGACAAGATCCGGGCCAATTCTCAGGCAGCCACACCGGTAAGTGCCACACAGCTGACCCGCTGCCGGGGTGTGGTGATGGGCCATATGGAACGCTTGCTGAGCCTCTGGATCGAGGAGCAAAAGCGACAGAACCTGCCTATCAGCACGCTGCTTATCCAGGACAAGGCCCGACGGCTCTTCGTGCAGCTGCAGCATGAGCAGGGTAATGGCACTCGGGCTGAGACCTTTGGGGCCAGTAATGGCTGGTTTGCCCGATTCAAGGCTCGCCACAATGTGCTTTTGACAGATGAGCCATCTGTGGCTGACACCCAGGCTGCTGCCCACTACCCCCCAGTGCTGCGCACCATTCTAGAGGAGGGCTGCTACTCACCACGCCAGGTGTTCAATGTGGATGAGACTGGCCTGTTCTGGAAGCGGCTCCCAGAGCGCATGTTGTTGGCCCTGGAAGGGGCAGCTGGGCCTGGCCTCAAGGCCTCTAAGGACCACCTGACCCTGCTGCTTGGTGGCAATGCAGCTGGTGATTTCAAGCTGAAGCCGCTGCTGGTGTACCCCTCAGAGAACCCACGTGCCCTCAAGGGCTGCTCCAAGGCCAGCCTTCCGGTGGTCTGGCGCTCTAACCGCAACGACTGGCTGACACCCAGCATCTTCCAGGAGTGGTTTACTAGCTGCTTCTGTCCTGCTGTGGAGAGCTACTGTGCCAGCCACGGCCTCCCACACCGTGCCCTGTTGGTCTTGGACGGCGCACCCTGCCACCCTGCTCACCTGGGTGGCCTCTCACCCCATGTGCGAGTTGAGTTCCTGCCCAAGAACACATCAGCCCTGATCCAGCCCATGAACCAGGGTATCATTGCCACATTCAAGGCCTATTACCTGCGCTGTATGCTTAGCCAGCTGGTCCAGGAGACATCTGGTGAAGACCGACCCTCCGTGCGGGAGTTCTGGCGCAGCTATACTGTTGTGACTGCTGTAGACAATATAGCCAGAGCCTGGGCAGAGTTGCAGCCCGCCACCATGAACAGTGCTTGGAGGAAGCTGTGGCCCGAGTGTGTGCCTCCTGGCGCTCCTGAGCTGGAGACTGTGCCTCAGCTCCGCCGCAGCATTGTCGCACTAGCCAGCCATGTGGGCCTTGGAGATGCAGCCGAGGCCGATGTTGCCAACCTCTTGCAGGCCCATGGGGAGACCCCACCCCATGGCCTCCCCCAGGATGCAGATGATGGTGGGGACATTTGTGGCTCTGGGTTGCCATGGCAGGCAGGGAAAGGCTCGGTGTCCGGAAAACGAGAGCCAGATTTCACAGAGGCTGTAGTGGGTGTGGGGACTGAAGATACTGATGTGGGTGCTCTGAGCCCTGAGCACCTGGGCCAGGCCCTGTCACACTTTGCTGCTGGTTTACGGGTCCTCCTGGAGAACGATCCAAACCGGGAACGCAGCCTCCGGGTGTCTCGGGATGTCCACTGTGCCCTTGCCCGCCTCCGGGAGCTGCACCGGGAAAAGAGGCGACAGGCCCGGGCAGGTGCATCCTCAGGAGGGCCCATGGCAGTGGCACCAAGGGATTTGGCAGGAAACCTGCCCTTGTCCCACGTGGGGCCCACAGAGGGTGAGGAGGTGGCTAAGGGCACAGGTCATGAAG cACGGGTTGAGGCCTGTCCTGAGGACCAGTGGTCTGGAGACCTGTAG
- the LOC132005115 gene encoding tigger transposable element-derived protein 1-like isoform X2: MKTTPRLQVSGKASLGGIGLCHTAKRDRKSITLHVKLEVLRRFEEGEKLTQIARALGLATSTVASIRVNKDKIRANSQAATPVSATQLTRCRGVVMGHMERLLSLWIEEQKRQNLPISTLLIQDKARRLFVQLQHEQGNGTRAETFGASNGWFARFKARHNVLLTDEPSVADTQAAAHYPPVLRTILEEGCYSPRQVFNVDETGLFWKRLPERMLLALEGAAGPGLKASKDHLTLLLGGNAAGDFKLKPLLVYPSENPRALKGCSKASLPVVWRSNRNDWLTPSIFQEWFTSCFCPAVESYCASHGLPHRALLVLDGAPCHPAHLGGLSPHVRVEFLPKNTSALIQPMNQGIIATFKAYYLRCMLSQLVQETSGEDRPSVREFWRSYTVVTAVDNIARAWAELQPATMNSAWRKLWPECVPPGAPELETVPQLRRSIVALASHVGLGDAAEADVANLLQAHGETPPHGLPQDADDGGDICGSGLPWQAGKGSVSGKREPDFTEAVVGVGTEDTDVGALSPEHLGQALSHFAAGLRVLLENDPNRERSLRVSRDVHCALARLRELHREKRRQARAGASSGGPMAVAPRDLAGNLPLSHVGPTEARVEACPEDQWSGDL, translated from the exons ATGAAGACAACTCCCCGGCTGCAAGTGTCGGGGAAGGCATCCCTCGGTGGGATTGGCCTCTGCCACACTGCCAAGCGGGACCGAAAGTCCATCACCTTGCATGTGAAATTAGAGGTGCTTCGGAGGTTTGAGGAAGGCGAGAAGCTGACTCAGATTGCCCGGGCCTTAGGGCTGGCCACTTCTACTGTTGCCTCGATCCGTGTCAACAAGGACAAGATCCGGGCCAATTCTCAGGCAGCCACACCGGTAAGTGCCACACAGCTGACCCGCTGCCGGGGTGTGGTGATGGGCCATATGGAACGCTTGCTGAGCCTCTGGATCGAGGAGCAAAAGCGACAGAACCTGCCTATCAGCACGCTGCTTATCCAGGACAAGGCCCGACGGCTCTTCGTGCAGCTGCAGCATGAGCAGGGTAATGGCACTCGGGCTGAGACCTTTGGGGCCAGTAATGGCTGGTTTGCCCGATTCAAGGCTCGCCACAATGTGCTTTTGACAGATGAGCCATCTGTGGCTGACACCCAGGCTGCTGCCCACTACCCCCCAGTGCTGCGCACCATTCTAGAGGAGGGCTGCTACTCACCACGCCAGGTGTTCAATGTGGATGAGACTGGCCTGTTCTGGAAGCGGCTCCCAGAGCGCATGTTGTTGGCCCTGGAAGGGGCAGCTGGGCCTGGCCTCAAGGCCTCTAAGGACCACCTGACCCTGCTGCTTGGTGGCAATGCAGCTGGTGATTTCAAGCTGAAGCCGCTGCTGGTGTACCCCTCAGAGAACCCACGTGCCCTCAAGGGCTGCTCCAAGGCCAGCCTTCCGGTGGTCTGGCGCTCTAACCGCAACGACTGGCTGACACCCAGCATCTTCCAGGAGTGGTTTACTAGCTGCTTCTGTCCTGCTGTGGAGAGCTACTGTGCCAGCCACGGCCTCCCACACCGTGCCCTGTTGGTCTTGGACGGCGCACCCTGCCACCCTGCTCACCTGGGTGGCCTCTCACCCCATGTGCGAGTTGAGTTCCTGCCCAAGAACACATCAGCCCTGATCCAGCCCATGAACCAGGGTATCATTGCCACATTCAAGGCCTATTACCTGCGCTGTATGCTTAGCCAGCTGGTCCAGGAGACATCTGGTGAAGACCGACCCTCCGTGCGGGAGTTCTGGCGCAGCTATACTGTTGTGACTGCTGTAGACAATATAGCCAGAGCCTGGGCAGAGTTGCAGCCCGCCACCATGAACAGTGCTTGGAGGAAGCTGTGGCCCGAGTGTGTGCCTCCTGGCGCTCCTGAGCTGGAGACTGTGCCTCAGCTCCGCCGCAGCATTGTCGCACTAGCCAGCCATGTGGGCCTTGGAGATGCAGCCGAGGCCGATGTTGCCAACCTCTTGCAGGCCCATGGGGAGACCCCACCCCATGGCCTCCCCCAGGATGCAGATGATGGTGGGGACATTTGTGGCTCTGGGTTGCCATGGCAGGCAGGGAAAGGCTCGGTGTCCGGAAAACGAGAGCCAGATTTCACAGAGGCTGTAGTGGGTGTGGGGACTGAAGATACTGATGTGGGTGCTCTGAGCCCTGAGCACCTGGGCCAGGCCCTGTCACACTTTGCTGCTGGTTTACGGGTCCTCCTGGAGAACGATCCAAACCGGGAACGCAGCCTCCGGGTGTCTCGGGATGTCCACTGTGCCCTTGCCCGCCTCCGGGAGCTGCACCGGGAAAAGAGGCGACAGGCCCGGGCAGGTGCATCCTCAGGAGGGCCCATGGCAGTGGCACCAAGGGATTTGGCAGGAAACCTGCCCTTGTCCCACGTGGGGCCCACAGAGG cACGGGTTGAGGCCTGTCCTGAGGACCAGTGGTCTGGAGACCTGTAG
- the LOC132005115 gene encoding tigger transposable element-derived protein 1-like isoform X3 codes for MKTTPRLQVSGKASLGGIGLCHTAKRDRKSITLHVKLEVLRRFEEGEKLTQIARALGLATSTVASIRVNKDKIRANSQAATPVSATQLTRCRGVVMGHMERLLSLWIEEQKRQNLPISTLLIQDKARRLFVQLQHEQGNGTRAETFGASNGWFARFKARHNVLLTDEPSVADTQAAAHYPPVLRTILEEGCYSPRQVFNVDETGLFWKRLPERMLLALEGAAGPGLKASKDHLTLLLGGNAAGDFKLKPLLVYPSENPRALKGCSKASLPVVWRSNRNDWLTPSIFQEWFTSCFCPAVESYCASHGLPHRALLVLDGAPCHPAHLGGLSPHVRVEFLPKNTSALIQPMNQGIIATFKAYYLRCMLSQLVQETSGEDRPSVREFWRSYTVVTAVDNIARAWAELQPATMNSAWRKLWPECVPPGAPELETVPQLRRSIVALASHVGLGDAAEADVANLLQAHGETPPHGLPQDADDGGDICGSGLPWQAGKGSVSGKREPDFTEAVVGVGTEDTDVGALSPEHLGQALSHFAAGLRVLLENDPNRERSLRVSRDVHCALARLRELHREKRRQARAARVEACPEDQWSGDL; via the exons ATGAAGACAACTCCCCGGCTGCAAGTGTCGGGGAAGGCATCCCTCGGTGGGATTGGCCTCTGCCACACTGCCAAGCGGGACCGAAAGTCCATCACCTTGCATGTGAAATTAGAGGTGCTTCGGAGGTTTGAGGAAGGCGAGAAGCTGACTCAGATTGCCCGGGCCTTAGGGCTGGCCACTTCTACTGTTGCCTCGATCCGTGTCAACAAGGACAAGATCCGGGCCAATTCTCAGGCAGCCACACCGGTAAGTGCCACACAGCTGACCCGCTGCCGGGGTGTGGTGATGGGCCATATGGAACGCTTGCTGAGCCTCTGGATCGAGGAGCAAAAGCGACAGAACCTGCCTATCAGCACGCTGCTTATCCAGGACAAGGCCCGACGGCTCTTCGTGCAGCTGCAGCATGAGCAGGGTAATGGCACTCGGGCTGAGACCTTTGGGGCCAGTAATGGCTGGTTTGCCCGATTCAAGGCTCGCCACAATGTGCTTTTGACAGATGAGCCATCTGTGGCTGACACCCAGGCTGCTGCCCACTACCCCCCAGTGCTGCGCACCATTCTAGAGGAGGGCTGCTACTCACCACGCCAGGTGTTCAATGTGGATGAGACTGGCCTGTTCTGGAAGCGGCTCCCAGAGCGCATGTTGTTGGCCCTGGAAGGGGCAGCTGGGCCTGGCCTCAAGGCCTCTAAGGACCACCTGACCCTGCTGCTTGGTGGCAATGCAGCTGGTGATTTCAAGCTGAAGCCGCTGCTGGTGTACCCCTCAGAGAACCCACGTGCCCTCAAGGGCTGCTCCAAGGCCAGCCTTCCGGTGGTCTGGCGCTCTAACCGCAACGACTGGCTGACACCCAGCATCTTCCAGGAGTGGTTTACTAGCTGCTTCTGTCCTGCTGTGGAGAGCTACTGTGCCAGCCACGGCCTCCCACACCGTGCCCTGTTGGTCTTGGACGGCGCACCCTGCCACCCTGCTCACCTGGGTGGCCTCTCACCCCATGTGCGAGTTGAGTTCCTGCCCAAGAACACATCAGCCCTGATCCAGCCCATGAACCAGGGTATCATTGCCACATTCAAGGCCTATTACCTGCGCTGTATGCTTAGCCAGCTGGTCCAGGAGACATCTGGTGAAGACCGACCCTCCGTGCGGGAGTTCTGGCGCAGCTATACTGTTGTGACTGCTGTAGACAATATAGCCAGAGCCTGGGCAGAGTTGCAGCCCGCCACCATGAACAGTGCTTGGAGGAAGCTGTGGCCCGAGTGTGTGCCTCCTGGCGCTCCTGAGCTGGAGACTGTGCCTCAGCTCCGCCGCAGCATTGTCGCACTAGCCAGCCATGTGGGCCTTGGAGATGCAGCCGAGGCCGATGTTGCCAACCTCTTGCAGGCCCATGGGGAGACCCCACCCCATGGCCTCCCCCAGGATGCAGATGATGGTGGGGACATTTGTGGCTCTGGGTTGCCATGGCAGGCAGGGAAAGGCTCGGTGTCCGGAAAACGAGAGCCAGATTTCACAGAGGCTGTAGTGGGTGTGGGGACTGAAGATACTGATGTGGGTGCTCTGAGCCCTGAGCACCTGGGCCAGGCCCTGTCACACTTTGCTGCTGGTTTACGGGTCCTCCTGGAGAACGATCCAAACCGGGAACGCAGCCTCCGGGTGTCTCGGGATGTCCACTGTGCCCTTGCCCGCCTCCGGGAGCTGCACCGGGAAAAGAGGCGACAGGCCCGGGCAG cACGGGTTGAGGCCTGTCCTGAGGACCAGTGGTCTGGAGACCTGTAG
- the LOC132005115 gene encoding tigger transposable element-derived protein 1-like isoform X4, with amino-acid sequence MKTTPRLQVSGKASLGGIGLCHTAKRDRKSITLHVKLEVLRRFEEGEKLTQIARALGLATSTVASIRVNKDKIRANSQAATPVSATQLTRCRGVVMGHMERLLSLWIEEQKRQNLPISTLLIQDKARRLFVQLQHEQGNGTRAETFGASNGWFARFKARHNVLLTDEPSVADTQAAAHYPPVLRTILEEGCYSPRQVFNVDETGLFWKRLPERMLLALEGAAGPGLKASKDHLTLLLGGNAAGDFKLKPLLVYPSENPRALKGCSKASLPVVWRSNRNDWLTPSIFQEWFTSCFCPAVESYCASHGLPHRALLVLDGAPCHPAHLGGLSPHVRVEFLPKNTSALIQPMNQGIIATFKAYYLRCMLSQLVQETSGEDRPSVREFWRSYTVVTAVDNIARAWAELQPATMNSAWRKLWPECVPPGAPELETVPQLRRSIVALASHVGLGDAAEADVANLLQAHGETPPHGLPQDADDARVEACPEDQWSGDL; translated from the exons ATGAAGACAACTCCCCGGCTGCAAGTGTCGGGGAAGGCATCCCTCGGTGGGATTGGCCTCTGCCACACTGCCAAGCGGGACCGAAAGTCCATCACCTTGCATGTGAAATTAGAGGTGCTTCGGAGGTTTGAGGAAGGCGAGAAGCTGACTCAGATTGCCCGGGCCTTAGGGCTGGCCACTTCTACTGTTGCCTCGATCCGTGTCAACAAGGACAAGATCCGGGCCAATTCTCAGGCAGCCACACCGGTAAGTGCCACACAGCTGACCCGCTGCCGGGGTGTGGTGATGGGCCATATGGAACGCTTGCTGAGCCTCTGGATCGAGGAGCAAAAGCGACAGAACCTGCCTATCAGCACGCTGCTTATCCAGGACAAGGCCCGACGGCTCTTCGTGCAGCTGCAGCATGAGCAGGGTAATGGCACTCGGGCTGAGACCTTTGGGGCCAGTAATGGCTGGTTTGCCCGATTCAAGGCTCGCCACAATGTGCTTTTGACAGATGAGCCATCTGTGGCTGACACCCAGGCTGCTGCCCACTACCCCCCAGTGCTGCGCACCATTCTAGAGGAGGGCTGCTACTCACCACGCCAGGTGTTCAATGTGGATGAGACTGGCCTGTTCTGGAAGCGGCTCCCAGAGCGCATGTTGTTGGCCCTGGAAGGGGCAGCTGGGCCTGGCCTCAAGGCCTCTAAGGACCACCTGACCCTGCTGCTTGGTGGCAATGCAGCTGGTGATTTCAAGCTGAAGCCGCTGCTGGTGTACCCCTCAGAGAACCCACGTGCCCTCAAGGGCTGCTCCAAGGCCAGCCTTCCGGTGGTCTGGCGCTCTAACCGCAACGACTGGCTGACACCCAGCATCTTCCAGGAGTGGTTTACTAGCTGCTTCTGTCCTGCTGTGGAGAGCTACTGTGCCAGCCACGGCCTCCCACACCGTGCCCTGTTGGTCTTGGACGGCGCACCCTGCCACCCTGCTCACCTGGGTGGCCTCTCACCCCATGTGCGAGTTGAGTTCCTGCCCAAGAACACATCAGCCCTGATCCAGCCCATGAACCAGGGTATCATTGCCACATTCAAGGCCTATTACCTGCGCTGTATGCTTAGCCAGCTGGTCCAGGAGACATCTGGTGAAGACCGACCCTCCGTGCGGGAGTTCTGGCGCAGCTATACTGTTGTGACTGCTGTAGACAATATAGCCAGAGCCTGGGCAGAGTTGCAGCCCGCCACCATGAACAGTGCTTGGAGGAAGCTGTGGCCCGAGTGTGTGCCTCCTGGCGCTCCTGAGCTGGAGACTGTGCCTCAGCTCCGCCGCAGCATTGTCGCACTAGCCAGCCATGTGGGCCTTGGAGATGCAGCCGAGGCCGATGTTGCCAACCTCTTGCAGGCCCATGGGGAGACCCCACCCCATGGCCTCCCCCAGGATGCAGATGATG cACGGGTTGAGGCCTGTCCTGAGGACCAGTGGTCTGGAGACCTGTAG